TCGCTTCCAGTCTTTATTTCCTTGCCATCAGATAGAATGAAAGACTGTTCAAACTTAACATCCATCACATCTGCTATGGCCTTAAGCTCTTCTAAGGTTATGGTTTCACGTTTCAGCTTCTTTCCAAAATTCTGTGGCGACTGACCTAAGCGTCTAGCCAGTTCGGAGACACTGATATTCATTTGTTCACATAGCCGTCGTATCATGTCCGAGGTTTTCATAATAGTCCCTCCATGCCTCAATAGAAATATTGTAAACCATTTGGTTTCAAATAACAATTGAATGTTTACAAATTGAAAACCTGCAACTCAATAAAAAGAGCTGCGGGTAAAATTGTGT
The nucleotide sequence above comes from Acetoanaerobium noterae. Encoded proteins:
- a CDS encoding helix-turn-helix domain-containing protein, which codes for MIRRLCEQMNISVSELARRLGQSPQNFGKKLKRETITLEELKAIADVMDVKFEQSFILSDGKEIKTGSE